In one window of Nitrobacter hamburgensis X14 DNA:
- a CDS encoding flavodoxin family protein: MVESMVRTGMPPVRLDRNEFERRYRERFRDPVFSPLGRELDTIIAAAWDAYSHSRKSPATRKAGAGFADPDYDLAVDWLKARDAIDQAQQRYDDTGLSLRILLINGSSRSEHTCPGEMSKTWRMVEIAKSCFVEMGFDVDVLNLSRLASEFGKQIHPCKSCASTSMALCHWPCSCYPNYSLGQTDDWMNEIYPLWVAAHGIMIVTPVNWYQAPTALKAMIDRLVCADGGNPDPSSTHGKTVSEAKELELRGWPYPRHLAGRHFGLIVHGDSIGAETLRRSLSDWLTDMKLISAGNMAECDGYVGYMKPYATSHEEFDKDTAFQEEVGNAARALGAAVRLARAGRLDNPAEGLSDPVPK, encoded by the coding sequence ATGGTTGAATCGATGGTCCGAACGGGAATGCCTCCTGTTAGATTAGATCGTAATGAATTTGAACGACGTTATCGTGAGCGCTTTCGGGATCCTGTGTTTTCGCCGCTCGGGCGCGAGCTTGATACGATCATAGCAGCGGCATGGGATGCCTATAGCCATTCGCGCAAGTCACCGGCGACCCGCAAGGCCGGTGCTGGGTTTGCCGATCCTGACTATGACCTCGCCGTCGACTGGCTCAAGGCGCGCGACGCGATCGATCAGGCGCAGCAACGTTATGATGACACGGGTCTGAGCTTGCGTATTCTTCTGATTAACGGCTCGTCGCGCAGCGAACACACCTGCCCGGGCGAAATGTCCAAGACCTGGCGGATGGTGGAGATTGCAAAATCCTGCTTTGTCGAAATGGGATTTGATGTCGATGTGCTCAACCTGTCGCGACTGGCGTCGGAATTTGGAAAGCAGATTCATCCGTGCAAGTCTTGCGCATCGACGTCGATGGCGCTTTGCCACTGGCCGTGCAGTTGCTATCCCAATTATTCGCTGGGGCAGACCGACGACTGGATGAACGAGATCTATCCGCTTTGGGTCGCCGCTCATGGCATTATGATCGTCACGCCGGTCAACTGGTATCAGGCACCGACAGCGTTGAAGGCGATGATCGATCGGCTGGTCTGCGCCGACGGTGGCAATCCCGATCCATCTTCAACCCACGGCAAAACCGTCAGCGAAGCAAAAGAGCTCGAACTGCGGGGCTGGCCTTATCCTCGCCATTTGGCCGGGCGGCATTTTGGCCTGATTGTGCATGGCGACAGCATTGGCGCGGAAACATTGCGGCGGTCGCTCTCCGACTGGCTGACGGATATGAAGTTGATATCCGCCGGCAACATGGCGGAGTGCGACGGTTACGTAGGCTACATGAAACCCTATGCGACCTCTCACGAGGAGTTCGACAAGGACACGGCTTTCCAGGAGGAAGTGGGTAACGCGGCCCGGGCGTTGGGCGCTGCCGTCAGACTCGCGCGTGCCGGTCGCCTCGATAATCCCGCTGAAGGGCTAAGCGATCCCGTTCCGAAATAA
- a CDS encoding DUF72 domain-containing protein, which yields MSKKPKPVLLIGTSGWSYKSWRGPFFPPQLPARFHLDYYSHHFRTTELNGVFYRTPTTGAVRAWVEQTPQEFVFAWKVSKFITHWKRLGPKSGNSLALLERRLRLLKAKAGPVLFQLPPQFQKDTTRLASFLKRLRKPRPYVFEFRHPSWYTPETFDLLRDHSSALCISDHHDAPAPWKVTAPHVYVRAHGPSGNYRDRYAPQTLTAWARRLSRLRNEGHSIYVYFDNDQKSAAPLDAARLMRLMHLKADA from the coding sequence ATGAGCAAGAAACCAAAGCCGGTTCTTCTCATCGGAACCTCTGGCTGGAGTTACAAATCCTGGCGCGGTCCGTTTTTCCCGCCGCAACTTCCGGCCCGGTTTCACCTCGACTACTACTCACATCACTTCCGCACGACGGAACTTAACGGGGTTTTCTATCGGACACCGACAACCGGGGCAGTCCGTGCCTGGGTCGAACAGACTCCCCAAGAATTTGTCTTCGCCTGGAAGGTCTCAAAGTTCATCACGCACTGGAAACGGCTCGGCCCGAAATCCGGCAACAGCCTCGCCCTGCTGGAACGTCGCCTCCGCCTTCTGAAGGCGAAGGCTGGTCCCGTGCTGTTTCAGCTTCCACCGCAATTTCAGAAGGACACCACGCGGCTTGCGTCGTTTCTCAAGCGGCTCCGCAAACCGCGCCCTTACGTCTTTGAGTTTCGTCATCCGAGCTGGTACACGCCGGAAACCTTCGATCTTCTGCGCGATCATAGCAGCGCCCTTTGCATCTCGGACCATCACGACGCACCGGCACCATGGAAGGTAACCGCACCCCATGTCTACGTCCGCGCTCATGGACCATCGGGAAACTATCGCGATCGTTATGCGCCGCAAACACTGACGGCTTGGGCGCGGCGGCTATCACGCCTGCGAAACGAGGGACACAGTATCTACGTTTATTTCGACAACGATCAGAAGAGCGCGGCTCCGCTCGATGCCGCACGGCTGATGCGGCTGATGCACTTGAAAGCTGACGCATAG
- a CDS encoding ABC transporter ATP-binding protein/permease produces MERQTFRRGAEDRFQSDQELALLALIITNVGFQYAINVWNRAIFDAIEKRDSATVFYLTGVFFPLAIGSVALGVFQVFARMGIQRRWRAWLTDSVVSRWLTNGRYYQLNLVSGDHENPEYRIAEDLRVATDAPVDFASGVISAFLSAATFIVVLWTIGGALTLTIGGSTFTMPGFLVVAAVIYAGVTSTSMAYIGRHFVAVSEGKNQAEAEYRYALTRVRENGESIALLGGEEEERDGIDKTFASVIKQWALLCGQHMRTTIVSQGSSLIAPVIPLLLCAPKFLDGSMTLGQVMQAASAFTIVQSAFGWLVDNYPRLADWNACARRIASLMMSIDGLDRAERGDGIGRIQRGESAGDAILSLNDLSVTLDDGTAVVREAEVIIDTGERVLVAGESGTGKSTLVRAIAGLWPWGGGSVSFHPDRRLFMLPQKPYVPFGTLRRAAAYPAGAEDWTLEQIGTALDKVGLGHLKERLEEEAPWDQTLSGGEKQRLAFARLFLHNPDIIVLDEATSALDAKSQDKMMELLNKQLPNATVVSVAHRVELEAFHTRKVVLERRQGGAKLVSDIDLIPRKGKRRLLGRFLRQRQSNASR; encoded by the coding sequence TTGGAGCGGCAAACGTTCCGGCGCGGGGCCGAGGACCGGTTCCAGAGCGACCAGGAGTTGGCTCTTCTCGCCTTGATTATTACAAACGTCGGGTTCCAATACGCCATCAACGTCTGGAATCGCGCGATCTTTGACGCCATCGAGAAGCGCGACTCCGCTACGGTTTTTTATCTAACGGGGGTGTTCTTCCCGCTCGCGATCGGCAGCGTGGCACTCGGCGTATTTCAGGTGTTCGCCCGCATGGGCATCCAGCGCCGCTGGCGCGCGTGGCTGACCGATTCGGTGGTGTCGCGGTGGTTGACCAACGGCCGCTATTATCAACTCAATCTTGTCAGCGGCGACCACGAAAACCCGGAATATCGCATCGCCGAGGATCTGCGGGTTGCCACCGACGCGCCGGTGGATTTTGCTTCCGGCGTGATATCCGCGTTCCTTTCGGCGGCAACTTTTATTGTGGTGCTCTGGACCATTGGGGGGGCGCTGACCCTGACGATCGGCGGGTCGACATTTACCATGCCCGGTTTTCTGGTGGTGGCGGCGGTGATCTATGCCGGAGTTACCAGCACTTCGATGGCCTACATCGGCCGCCACTTTGTCGCGGTTTCGGAGGGTAAAAACCAGGCCGAAGCCGAATATCGCTACGCGTTGACGCGTGTTCGCGAGAACGGCGAAAGCATCGCCCTGTTGGGTGGTGAGGAGGAAGAGCGCGACGGAATCGACAAAACGTTCGCCAGCGTCATCAAGCAATGGGCGCTCCTGTGCGGTCAGCACATGCGTACCACCATCGTATCGCAGGGATCGAGCCTGATCGCTCCGGTCATCCCGCTGTTACTATGCGCGCCGAAATTCCTCGATGGCAGCATGACGTTGGGACAGGTGATGCAGGCGGCGTCGGCCTTCACCATCGTGCAAAGCGCGTTCGGCTGGCTTGTCGATAATTATCCGCGTCTGGCTGACTGGAATGCCTGCGCGCGGCGGATCGCGTCGCTGATGATGTCGATTGACGGGCTGGATCGCGCCGAGCGTGGCGACGGCATCGGCCGCATCCAGCGCGGCGAGAGCGCGGGCGACGCGATCCTCAGCCTTAACGACTTGTCCGTGACGCTCGACGACGGCACCGCCGTGGTGAGAGAAGCGGAAGTGATCATCGACACAGGCGAGCGCGTGCTGGTCGCGGGTGAGTCCGGGACCGGCAAAAGCACGTTGGTGCGGGCTATCGCTGGCCTGTGGCCATGGGGTGGCGGCAGCGTCAGCTTCCATCCGGACCGTCGGTTGTTCATGCTACCGCAAAAGCCGTACGTGCCGTTTGGAACCTTACGTCGCGCTGCCGCCTACCCCGCGGGTGCGGAAGACTGGACTCTTGAACAAATTGGCACCGCGCTGGACAAAGTAGGGCTGGGTCATCTCAAGGAGCGACTTGAGGAAGAAGCGCCCTGGGACCAGACGCTTTCGGGCGGCGAAAAGCAGCGGCTCGCTTTCGCCCGGCTGTTTTTGCACAACCCCGATATTATCGTGTTGGACGAGGCAACGTCCGCGCTCGACGCAAAGAGCCAGGATAAGATGATGGAACTCCTCAATAAGCAGCTTCCCAACGCCACCGTCGTCAGCGTGGCACATCGGGTCGAACTCGAAGCCTTTCATACTCGAAAGGTCGTTCTAGAGCGACGCCAGGGTGGCGCGAAGCTGGTAAGCGATATTGACCTCATTCCGCGCAAGGGAAAACGCCGCCTGCTGGGTCGTTTCCTGCGCCAACGCCAGAGCAATGCATCTCGTTGA
- a CDS encoding TraC family protein, translating to MRIEEAALLSAFEEVASRFRKSGGRTSKAATGVASGASAGAAQEG from the coding sequence GTGCGGATCGAAGAGGCCGCTCTGCTGTCGGCCTTCGAGGAGGTAGCGAGCAGGTTTCGCAAAAGCGGCGGCCGGACGTCGAAGGCGGCCACGGGCGTCGCATCTGGCGCGTCTGCGGGCGCGGCTCAAGAGGGCTGA
- a CDS encoding twin transmembrane helix small protein, with the protein MITFLSQVLVPISLASVAAVLLMGLTNMMRGGSPTRSQNLMRMRILLQFIAIVITMATIWVMGTQ; encoded by the coding sequence ATGATCACATTCCTTAGCCAAGTTTTGGTGCCAATCTCACTAGCCTCCGTCGCGGCGGTGCTGCTGATGGGCCTCACAAACATGATGCGCGGTGGCAGTCCCACCCGCTCGCAGAACCTAATGCGAATGCGGATCCTCCTACAGTTCATCGCGATTGTCATCACCATGGCGACGATCTGGGTAATGGGCACACAGTAA
- a CDS encoding DUF6894 family protein → MPRYYFHVVGPADLRDRFGLIRCDDAAAIAWAQNVADALQKRHASASVVVIMHEDGREIARIPAPHALEPLG, encoded by the coding sequence ATGCCGCGCTACTACTTCCACGTCGTAGGACCGGCGGACCTTCGTGATCGCTTTGGACTGATACGTTGCGACGATGCCGCTGCGATCGCTTGGGCACAAAATGTCGCTGATGCATTACAGAAACGCCATGCATCAGCCTCTGTTGTGGTTATAATGCATGAGGACGGTCGAGAGATTGCACGGATTCCAGCTCCTCATGCTCTTGAGCCACTTGGCTAG
- a CDS encoding transposase encodes MLFRNVQQETPELQISNPFAIGTAIKLTALLAAVMLAAELVRRDTVDRFVARSKSVGAYIGLTSRRYQSREIDYGGRISWRGDRMLRTILYEAANSLLCRVKSGLGST; translated from the coding sequence ATGTTGTTCAGAAATGTCCAGCAGGAGACGCCTGAACTTCAAATCAGCAATCCTTTCGCCATCGGAACTGCAATCAAGCTGACAGCGTTGCTTGCAGCCGTGATGCTGGCCGCAGAACTCGTGCGTCGCGATACAGTAGATCGGTTTGTTGCCCGATCCAAGTCGGTCGGAGCATACATTGGGTTAACGTCAAGACGATACCAATCGCGCGAGATTGATTATGGTGGCCGGATATCCTGGCGAGGCGATCGAATGTTGCGCACAATCCTTTATGAAGCGGCCAACAGCTTGCTATGCCGGGTGAAATCTGGCCTGGGCAGCACCTGA
- a CDS encoding sensor histidine kinase, with translation MADSNPQLKAPVDTPCDVKLETDGGEVKAEAKAVTMINWFKTPTNPRWAWFYFLMFGGTYSVLCIFGALTANDKILSLIWPANPFMLGMLMRFSLLALPLGWVACLAGFAIAIPIIGCGLMTGAGLAAYNFGVVVIGYVLLSRLDRVDQRLQRLTSVFYLLFAVGAASIFAGIVGSIMIGPLFHDPAAVSSFRYWFSVELINQLAFLPIILSYPEGRKWGRRQLPQPTFHDQAPIIVLVLSVVTGIFFGGVGALAFPVPALLWCAISYRVFLTALLTFAFCIWAIMATTLGYIDVSHVDQSLVLSISMGAALITLGPLIISTTTATRNEILDQLRQLAAEREIVANELDHRIKNLFALVNGLISLSVRGKPEMKPLADTLRNRLVALHHAHGLVRIRTGTASSDAAGGFTSLKEFIGTLLRPYEDGEDKHFVVDGDEVFIHGRTVTPLALVFHELATNSTKYGALNDPDGALGVHISRGIDDLRIKWIERVPVKTGYSDAADSGFGSKLLDLTINKQLQGSYARTYPEGGMDIEIILPGKLFGDIPSNPSLLSS, from the coding sequence GTGGCTGACAGCAACCCGCAATTGAAAGCGCCGGTTGACACACCGTGCGATGTTAAGCTTGAGACTGACGGAGGGGAAGTTAAAGCCGAGGCCAAAGCCGTAACGATGATCAACTGGTTCAAGACTCCGACCAACCCACGCTGGGCTTGGTTTTATTTTCTGATGTTTGGTGGAACTTACTCGGTACTCTGCATTTTCGGTGCCCTCACGGCAAACGATAAGATCTTGTCGTTGATCTGGCCCGCCAACCCGTTCATGCTCGGTATGCTCATGCGCTTTTCTTTATTGGCGCTTCCCCTGGGCTGGGTCGCTTGTCTTGCCGGATTCGCAATCGCGATCCCGATTATCGGTTGCGGGCTTATGACAGGCGCGGGTCTGGCCGCATATAATTTCGGTGTCGTGGTCATCGGCTATGTCTTGCTATCCAGGCTCGATCGGGTCGACCAGCGTCTCCAGCGCCTGACTTCGGTTTTCTACCTGCTCTTTGCGGTGGGCGCCGCGTCCATATTCGCCGGCATCGTTGGCTCAATCATGATCGGTCCTTTATTCCATGATCCGGCAGCAGTAAGCTCCTTTCGGTACTGGTTTTCCGTCGAGCTAATAAACCAGCTGGCTTTTTTGCCGATAATCCTGTCCTACCCGGAAGGCCGTAAATGGGGGCGGCGGCAACTGCCGCAGCCGACCTTTCACGACCAAGCGCCGATTATTGTGTTGGTGCTCTCGGTCGTCACGGGGATCTTTTTCGGAGGAGTAGGAGCTCTCGCATTCCCTGTACCGGCCCTTCTCTGGTGCGCAATTTCCTATCGCGTGTTTCTGACGGCCTTACTGACCTTCGCATTCTGTATATGGGCGATCATGGCGACAACGTTGGGCTACATTGACGTGTCGCATGTCGATCAATCGCTAGTGCTGTCGATCAGCATGGGGGCTGCACTTATTACTCTGGGCCCGCTCATCATCTCCACGACCACTGCGACGAGAAATGAAATCCTTGACCAGCTCAGGCAGCTGGCGGCCGAGCGTGAGATTGTGGCCAATGAACTTGATCATCGGATCAAGAATCTGTTCGCGCTCGTCAACGGGCTGATCAGCCTGTCAGTCCGTGGCAAACCCGAGATGAAACCGCTGGCAGACACACTGAGAAACCGGCTCGTGGCATTACACCATGCGCATGGTCTTGTTCGCATTCGCACCGGGACCGCGTCGTCTGACGCTGCCGGGGGATTCACTTCACTCAAGGAGTTCATCGGTACCCTGCTTCGGCCTTATGAGGATGGTGAAGACAAACACTTCGTCGTCGATGGCGATGAAGTGTTCATCCATGGTAGAACCGTTACGCCGCTGGCTCTCGTTTTCCACGAACTAGCGACAAATTCGACCAAGTATGGTGCGTTGAATGATCCGGACGGCGCCTTGGGCGTCCATATCAGCCGCGGCATTGACGACCTGCGTATCAAGTGGATCGAGAGGGTGCCGGTGAAGACGGGCTATTCTGATGCCGCGGACAGTGGCTTTGGTTCGAAGCTTCTGGATCTTACAATCAACAAACAATTGCAAGGCAGCTATGCCCGTACCTATCCAGAAGGCGGCATGGATATCGAGATCATTCTGCCGGGCAAACTGTTTGGCGACATCCCATCCAATCCTTCCCTCTTGTCATCGTAG
- a CDS encoding IS3 family transposase (programmed frameshift): MTSKTTNKFSPEVRARAVRMVVDHGSEYPSRWAAIEAIAPKIGCSGHTLLEWVKKVEIDRGKRAGVPTDVAEKLKALERENRELRQANEILRKASAYFCDGGARPPVQAMIAFISGHREAHGVEPICKVLPIAPSTYYADVARRRDPARLSARARQDAAMKIEVRRVFDENFRMYGVRKVWRQLKRDGFDIARCAVSRLMRDMGLQGAIRGKSVRTTMSDKAAPCPLDHVNRQFKAPRPNVLWLSDFTYVATWTGFVYVAFVIDAYARRIVGWRASRTAHAGFVLDALEQALHDRRPVHRGGLVHHSDRGSQYVSIRYTECLTEAGIEPSVGSVGDSYDNALAETINGLYKAEVIHRRGPWRSFEAVEFATLEWIDWFNNRRLLEPIGNIPPAEAEQRYYAMLEQPGMAA; the protein is encoded by the exons ATGACAAGCAAGACGACGAACAAGTTTTCACCGGAGGTTCGGGCCCGAGCGGTTCGGATGGTTGTGGATCACGGCAGCGAGTATCCGTCTCGCTGGGCTGCGATTGAGGCGATAGCCCCCAAGATCGGCTGTTCCGGCCATACCCTGCTGGAATGGGTGAAGAAGGTGGAGATCGACAGGGGCAAGCGAGCAGGTGTTCCGACGGACGTGGCGGAGAAACTGAAGGCGCTCGAGCGGGAGAACCGCGAGCTTCGGCAGGCCAATGAGATCTTGCGCAAGGCGAGCGCTTATT TTTGCGACGGCGGAGCTCGACCGCCGGTCCAAGCCATGATCGCCTTCATCAGCGGTCATCGCGAGGCGCACGGGGTCGAGCCGATCTGCAAGGTCTTGCCGATCGCCCCCTCGACCTATTACGCCGATGTGGCCAGACGGCGCGACCCGGCCAGGCTGTCGGCACGCGCCAGGCAGGATGCCGCCATGAAGATCGAGGTTCGACGCGTGTTCGATGAGAACTTCCGGATGTATGGCGTGCGCAAGGTCTGGCGGCAGCTCAAACGCGACGGCTTCGATATTGCTCGTTGCGCGGTGTCGCGATTGATGCGCGACATGGGCTTGCAGGGAGCCATCCGCGGCAAATCCGTGAGAACCACGATGAGCGACAAAGCCGCGCCATGCCCGCTGGATCACGTCAATCGCCAGTTCAAGGCGCCTCGGCCGAATGTCCTGTGGCTCTCCGACTTCACCTATGTCGCGACCTGGACCGGCTTCGTCTACGTCGCCTTCGTCATCGACGCCTATGCCCGCAGGATCGTGGGTTGGCGAGCGTCGCGCACGGCGCACGCCGGCTTCGTGCTCGATGCGCTGGAGCAGGCCCTGCATGATCGGCGGCCGGTCCATCGCGGCGGGCTCGTGCACCACAGCGACAGGGGCAGCCAATACGTATCCATCAGGTACACCGAGTGCCTGACTGAGGCTGGCATCGAGCCGTCGGTCGGCAGTGTCGGAGATTCCTATGACAACGCTCTCGCCGAAACCATCAACGGTCTCTACAAGGCCGAAGTGATCCATCGGCGCGGACCGTGGCGCAGCTTCGAGGCCGTCGAGTTCGCCACTCTCGAATGGATCGACTGGTTCAACAACCGAAGGCTGCTGGAGCCCATCGGCAACATCCCGCCGGCCGAAGCCGAGCAACGCTACTACGCTATGCTGGAGCAACCAGGCATGGCGGCGTAA
- a CDS encoding IS5 family transposase (programmed frameshift): MADLFLLSEAQMRRIEPYFPLSHGVARVDDRLVISGIVFVIRNGLRWRDAPREYGPHKTIYNRFVRWSRLGVFNKIFAELARKAGKPSRLMIDATHLKAHRTAASLLKKGLFPRRIGRTKGGLNSKLHAVCDGQGRPIIMLLSEGQMSDYKGAALMIDALPLPPAKQLLGDKGYDADWFRQALAARGITPCIPSKSNRKKPIDHDRVLYRQRHKIENMFGRIKDWRRIHTRYDRCAHTFMSAICIAAAVIFWL, from the exons ATGGCTGATCTGTTTTTGCTGTCGGAGGCGCAGATGCGCCGGATCGAACCGTATTTTCCGTTGTCGCACGGAGTTGCGAGGGTTGATGATCGGCTAGTGATCAGCGGCATCGTCTTCGTTATCAGGAACGGGCTGCGCTGGCGCGATGCGCCGCGTGAGTACGGCCCGCACAAGACCATCTACAATCGGTTCGTGCGCTGGAGCCGACTTGGCGTGTTCAACAAAATCTTCGCGGAACTGGCCCGCAAGGCCGGCAAACCATCCCGATTGATGATCGATGCGACTCATCTGAAGGCGCACCGTACCGCTGCGAGCCTTTTAAAAAAGGGCCTGT TTCCCCGACGTATCGGGCGCACCAAGGGCGGTTTGAACTCGAAGCTGCACGCCGTATGTGATGGCCAGGGACGTCCCATCATCATGTTGCTCAGCGAAGGCCAGATGAGCGATTACAAGGGCGCTGCGTTGATGATCGACGCGTTGCCGTTGCCGCCGGCGAAGCAGTTGCTCGGCGACAAGGGATACGACGCCGACTGGTTCCGTCAGGCGCTCGCCGCGCGCGGCATCACGCCATGCATCCCGTCGAAGTCGAACCGCAAGAAGCCGATCGACCATGATCGTGTGCTCTATCGCCAGCGGCACAAGATCGAAAACATGTTCGGCAGGATCAAGGACTGGCGGCGCATCCATACCCGCTACGATCGATGCGCTCATACCTTCATGTCCGCAATCTGCATCGCAGCCGCAGTCATCTTCTGGCTCTAA
- a CDS encoding L,D-transpeptidase family protein codes for MNAPAINSAEPSKTTLSNEKPTPAGVRLQVLLDRAHFSPGEIDGVFGENAKKALRAYEEAQQLPSSDNVSVEAWRKLATDDRPVIANHTIMDRDIAGPFLHKLPAKLEEMKGIPKLSYVSAREGLAEKFHVSEDLLVALNPGRHIDRAGVTIVVIDTGTGQIPKKAAKVEVDKKRQTVKLFDKSNGLIGFYPATVGSEEKPSLSGTLKVTTVKRNPTYHYNPAYYFGGVHSRKPFTIAPGPNNPVGTVWISLSGEGYGVHGTSSPGKVSKSESHGCIRLTNWDAERVAEDAGSLGTTSLSCLKRCSSLPRSTPGRGRAAS; via the coding sequence ATGAACGCGCCTGCCATTAACTCCGCTGAGCCTTCGAAGACGACCCTGTCGAACGAGAAGCCGACCCCGGCAGGCGTTAGGCTGCAGGTCCTGCTGGATAGGGCGCACTTCTCGCCGGGCGAGATTGACGGCGTATTCGGAGAGAACGCGAAGAAGGCGCTGCGCGCCTACGAAGAGGCCCAGCAATTGCCAAGCTCGGACAATGTCAGCGTCGAGGCCTGGAGAAAGCTCGCGACGGACGACCGTCCAGTGATCGCGAACCACACCATCATGGATAGGGATATTGCCGGGCCGTTTCTCCACAAGCTTCCTGCCAAATTGGAAGAAATGAAGGGCATCCCAAAGCTGTCCTATGTGAGCGCAAGAGAGGGGTTGGCCGAAAAGTTTCACGTGAGCGAGGACCTGCTCGTGGCTTTAAATCCCGGACGGCATATCGACCGCGCCGGAGTAACCATCGTCGTCATCGATACCGGTACCGGCCAAATTCCTAAAAAGGCGGCAAAGGTGGAAGTCGACAAAAAACGGCAGACCGTGAAGCTCTTTGACAAGTCGAACGGGTTGATCGGATTCTACCCCGCGACCGTCGGCAGCGAGGAGAAACCATCGCTCTCAGGTACCCTGAAGGTGACGACGGTCAAACGCAATCCGACCTATCATTATAATCCAGCTTATTACTTCGGTGGCGTCCATTCACGCAAACCGTTCACTATAGCGCCAGGGCCGAACAATCCGGTCGGCACGGTCTGGATCAGTCTTTCCGGCGAGGGCTACGGCGTCCATGGCACGTCATCTCCTGGGAAGGTGTCCAAATCCGAGTCGCACGGCTGCATCCGCCTCACGAACTGGGATGCCGAGCGCGTCGCCGAAGACGCTGGAAGCCTTGGTACCACTTCGCTATCCTGTTTGAAGCGCTGTTCATCCTTACCGCGGTCGACGCCGGGACGCGGGCGGGCCGCTTCATGA